In one window of Agrobacterium larrymoorei DNA:
- a CDS encoding adenylosuccinate synthase, whose amino-acid sequence MTNVVVVGSQWGDEGKGKIVDWLSERADVVVRYQGGHNAGHTLVIDGVSYKLSLLPSGVVRPGKLAVIGNGVVVDPHALIAEMGRLEAQGVKVTAENLRIADNATLILSLHRELDGMREDAASNSGTKIGTTRRGIGPAYEDKVGRRAIRVMDLEDREALSAKVDRILTHHNALRRGFGAAEVSHDTIMEELTSIADKILPFSETVWLLLDKKRRAGARILFEGAQGSLLDIDHGTYPYVTSSNTVAGQAAAGSGMGPGSLGYILGITKAYTTRVGEGPFPTELNDEIGQFLGEKGHEFGTVTGRKRRCGWFDAALVRQSVATNGITGIALTKLDVLDGLDELKICVGYKLDGQEIEHLPASQGAQARVEPIYITLEGWKESTVGARKWADLPAQAIKYVRQVEELIGAPVALLSTSPERDDTILVTDPFED is encoded by the coding sequence ATGACGAATGTAGTCGTGGTCGGCTCGCAGTGGGGCGATGAAGGCAAGGGTAAGATTGTTGACTGGTTGTCCGAGCGTGCCGACGTCGTCGTGCGCTATCAGGGCGGTCATAATGCCGGTCATACGCTTGTCATTGATGGCGTCAGCTACAAGCTGTCGCTGCTCCCTTCCGGCGTTGTCCGCCCCGGCAAGCTGGCCGTCATCGGCAATGGCGTCGTCGTCGATCCGCACGCGCTGATCGCGGAAATGGGCCGTCTGGAAGCCCAGGGCGTGAAGGTTACCGCTGAGAACCTGCGCATTGCCGACAACGCGACCCTCATTCTCTCCCTGCACCGCGAGCTGGATGGCATGCGCGAAGATGCCGCTTCCAACAGCGGCACCAAGATCGGCACGACGCGCCGCGGCATCGGCCCGGCCTATGAAGACAAGGTCGGCCGCCGCGCAATCCGCGTGATGGATCTGGAAGACCGCGAGGCGCTGTCCGCCAAGGTGGACCGTATCCTCACGCACCACAACGCGCTTCGCCGCGGTTTCGGCGCTGCCGAAGTCAGCCACGACACGATCATGGAAGAGCTGACCTCGATCGCAGACAAGATCCTGCCCTTCAGCGAAACCGTGTGGCTGCTGCTGGACAAGAAGCGCCGCGCTGGCGCGCGCATCCTGTTCGAAGGCGCTCAGGGCTCGCTGCTCGATATCGACCACGGCACATATCCCTATGTCACCTCGTCCAACACGGTTGCAGGTCAGGCAGCTGCCGGTTCCGGCATGGGTCCGGGTTCGCTGGGTTACATTCTCGGCATCACCAAGGCTTACACGACGCGCGTTGGCGAAGGCCCCTTCCCGACCGAATTGAACGATGAAATCGGTCAGTTCCTCGGTGAAAAGGGTCATGAATTCGGCACCGTCACAGGCCGCAAGCGCCGTTGCGGCTGGTTCGATGCGGCACTGGTTCGCCAGTCGGTTGCCACCAACGGCATCACCGGCATTGCGCTGACCAAGCTCGACGTTCTGGACGGGCTGGATGAGCTGAAGATTTGCGTCGGCTACAAGCTGGACGGTCAGGAAATCGAACACCTGCCAGCAAGCCAGGGTGCACAGGCACGCGTGGAGCCGATCTACATCACGCTGGAAGGCTGGAAAGAATCGACGGTCGGTGCCCGCAAATGGGCGGATTTGCCTGCTCAAGCAATCAAGTATGTTCGTCAGGTCGAGGAATTGATCGGCGCACCGGTGGCCCTGCTCTCCACCAGCCCAGAGCGCGACGACACCATACTTGTGACTGATCCATTTGAGGATTAA
- a CDS encoding DMT family transporter codes for MPSRAYLVLIVAALCWGGNAVAGKLAVGHVSPMVLTFLRWVLAVSIIVAISLPQLKRDWPVVKTRLPYFFVLGAVGYTCFNASLYTALNYTSAINAAVIQAVIPMVIFIFNFALFRTKVFAGQVIGFVLTIFGVALLASRGDLMSLVRLQFNPGDAIMLLAVLAYAIYTVILRWKPAVDWRTLMAIPAAAALITSVPLMLWEVSREIAIWPDAKGWVITVYTALFPSLVAQIFFIKGVETIGPNRAGLFINLIPVFGTFLSVLIIGETLHSYQIVALLLALGGIAVAERKKPPVS; via the coding sequence GTGCCCTCCAGAGCCTATCTCGTTCTTATCGTTGCAGCATTGTGTTGGGGCGGAAATGCCGTGGCGGGCAAGCTGGCGGTGGGCCATGTCAGCCCCATGGTGCTGACGTTTTTGCGCTGGGTTCTGGCGGTTTCGATCATCGTTGCCATTTCCCTGCCGCAGCTGAAACGGGACTGGCCGGTGGTCAAAACGCGGCTGCCCTATTTCTTCGTGCTCGGTGCCGTTGGCTATACCTGCTTCAACGCGTCACTCTATACGGCGCTCAATTATACCTCCGCAATCAATGCCGCCGTCATACAGGCCGTCATTCCGATGGTGATCTTCATTTTCAATTTCGCCCTGTTTCGGACGAAGGTGTTTGCAGGGCAGGTGATCGGCTTCGTGCTGACGATTTTCGGTGTTGCGCTCTTGGCATCGCGTGGAGACCTGATGTCGCTGGTCCGGTTGCAGTTCAATCCCGGCGACGCAATCATGCTGCTCGCGGTGCTCGCCTATGCCATCTACACCGTTATCCTGCGCTGGAAGCCGGCTGTAGACTGGCGCACCCTGATGGCGATACCTGCCGCCGCTGCGCTTATCACATCGGTACCGCTGATGCTGTGGGAGGTGTCCAGAGAGATCGCCATCTGGCCCGATGCCAAGGGCTGGGTAATTACGGTCTATACGGCACTGTTTCCGTCGCTGGTGGCGCAGATATTCTTCATCAAGGGCGTCGAAACCATCGGCCCCAACCGTGCGGGGCTGTTCATCAACCTCATTCCGGTATTCGGCACATTTCTCTCGGTGCTGATTATTGGCGAGACGCTGCATTCCTACCAGATCGTGGCGCTTCTGCTGGCGCTGGGCGGCATTGCCGTGGCGGAACGAAAAAAGCCGCCCGTTTCGTGA
- a CDS encoding DUF1134 domain-containing protein produces MTMRLNELRTIARLGLVKIFVILASLSLSAAQASAQSSDQYTIQEIVDAGHGFFGETTGGLAKVVERAFQQYGLPNGYILGQEGSGAFVAGLTYGEGTLYTKNAGQHPVFWQGPSLGLDYGGQGTRAMMLVYNLPAVNSLYRRYGGVSGSAFIVAGVGMTVLKNSDVTIAPIRTGVGARLGINVGYLKLTPQPTWNPF; encoded by the coding sequence CTGACGATGCGACTTAACGAACTCCGCACCATCGCACGCCTCGGACTGGTCAAGATTTTCGTGATCCTCGCGAGCCTGTCCCTGTCGGCAGCGCAGGCATCGGCGCAAAGCAGCGATCAATATACCATTCAGGAAATTGTCGATGCCGGTCACGGCTTCTTCGGCGAGACGACGGGTGGGTTGGCGAAGGTCGTGGAACGCGCATTCCAGCAATATGGTCTGCCAAACGGCTATATTCTCGGACAAGAAGGCTCAGGCGCATTCGTTGCTGGCCTGACCTATGGCGAAGGCACGCTGTACACGAAGAATGCGGGCCAGCATCCGGTTTTCTGGCAGGGCCCGTCGCTCGGCCTCGATTATGGCGGTCAGGGAACCCGTGCCATGATGCTCGTTTATAACCTGCCGGCGGTCAATTCGCTGTACCGTCGCTATGGCGGCGTCAGCGGCTCGGCCTTCATCGTCGCGGGCGTTGGCATGACGGTTCTCAAGAACAGCGATGTCACCATTGCGCCGATCAGAACCGGCGTCGGCGCGCGCCTCGGCATCAATGTGGGCTATCTGAAGCTGACACCCCAGCCGACATGGAACCCCTTCTGA
- the chpT gene encoding histidine phosphotransferase ChpT, translating to MTTKLALSLSGPDLAALLCSRVCHDVISPVGAINNGLELLDEGGADADALDLIRTSALNASVRLKFARLAFGASGSAGASIDTGEAEKAAKDFASAEKKVEVTWTGPRAIVPKNRVKLLLNLFLVAYSAIPRGGNADVTLENPEGDARFEITVKGRMMRVPAKFAALAEGTEEEAIDAHSVQPYYTLLLAEEAGMKIEYKIHEDRVVFTAHVVETAA from the coding sequence ATGACGACCAAACTTGCTCTTTCTCTGTCCGGCCCAGATCTGGCGGCTCTTCTTTGCAGCCGCGTCTGCCATGACGTCATCTCGCCGGTCGGTGCCATCAACAATGGTCTCGAGCTTCTGGACGAGGGCGGTGCGGATGCAGATGCGCTGGATCTGATCCGCACCTCTGCTCTCAACGCTTCCGTCAGACTGAAGTTTGCCCGCCTGGCTTTCGGTGCTTCCGGTTCCGCCGGGGCGTCCATCGATACGGGCGAGGCTGAAAAGGCCGCAAAGGACTTCGCCAGTGCAGAAAAAAAGGTGGAAGTCACCTGGACCGGACCGCGCGCCATCGTGCCGAAGAACCGGGTAAAGCTGCTGCTCAATCTCTTCCTCGTTGCCTACAGCGCCATTCCGCGCGGCGGCAATGCGGATGTCACGCTGGAAAATCCCGAAGGTGACGCCAGGTTCGAAATCACCGTCAAGGGCCGCATGATGCGCGTGCCCGCCAAGTTCGCAGCGCTTGCCGAAGGCACGGAAGAAGAGGCAATCGACGCCCATTCCGTTCAGCCTTACTACACGCTGTTGCTGGCCGAAGAGGCGGGCATGAAGATCGAATACAAAATACATGAAGACCGCGTGGTCTTTACCGCGCATGTGGTTGAAACCGCTGCGTGA
- a CDS encoding GNAT family N-acetyltransferase, translating into MDIRKACIADASCLAALSIEVWVGTYLRNGVSKFFADYALSEFTTNRFEALIEQERDVTLVSENTGGIDGYIRIAFDSEAAVPTNSTTEIKTFYVQPRHQGKGIGKRLLEEAYRLCAAKGSGSAWLTVNSENRTAIDFYIAQGFSKIGETVFTIDGESYPNEVMLKEF; encoded by the coding sequence ATGGATATCCGCAAGGCCTGCATCGCCGACGCCTCCTGCCTCGCCGCCCTCTCGATCGAGGTGTGGGTCGGAACCTATCTCAGAAACGGCGTCTCGAAGTTCTTTGCAGACTACGCCCTGTCGGAATTCACCACCAACCGCTTCGAAGCACTGATCGAACAGGAGCGTGACGTTACTCTGGTTTCGGAAAACACGGGCGGTATCGACGGTTATATCCGGATTGCCTTCGATAGCGAAGCTGCCGTTCCCACCAATTCGACGACAGAAATCAAGACATTCTATGTCCAGCCCCGCCATCAGGGAAAGGGCATCGGAAAGCGGCTGCTGGAAGAAGCCTACAGGCTCTGTGCCGCGAAAGGCAGTGGATCGGCGTGGCTGACGGTCAATAGCGAGAACCGCACGGCAATCGATTTCTATATCGCGCAGGGGTTCAGCAAGATCGGCGAGACCGTGTTCACCATCGATGGCGAGTCCTACCCGAACGAGGTGATGCTGAAAGAGTTTTGA
- the ctrA gene encoding response regulator transcription factor CtrA, whose amino-acid sequence MRVLLIEDDSATAQSIELMLKSESFNVYTTDLGEEGVDLGKLYDYDIILLDLNLPDMSGYEVLRTLRLSKVKTPILILSGMAGIEDKVRGLGFGADDYMTKPFHKDELVARIHAIVRRSKGHAQSVIATGELIVNLDAKTVEVGGQRVHLTGKEYQMLELLSLRKGTTLTKEMFLNHLYGGMDEPELKIIDVFICKLRKKLANAAGGANYIETVWGRGYVLREPDGATEYLETA is encoded by the coding sequence ATGCGGGTTCTACTTATTGAAGACGACAGCGCAACAGCTCAGAGCATCGAGCTGATGTTGAAGTCGGAAAGTTTCAACGTCTACACGACCGACCTCGGCGAGGAAGGCGTAGATCTTGGAAAACTCTACGATTACGACATCATTCTGCTCGACCTCAACCTGCCGGATATGTCCGGTTACGAGGTTCTGAGAACGCTTCGCCTGTCCAAGGTCAAGACGCCAATCCTTATCCTCTCCGGTATGGCAGGCATTGAAGACAAGGTTCGTGGCCTCGGCTTCGGCGCAGACGATTACATGACCAAGCCTTTCCACAAGGATGAGCTTGTTGCCCGCATTCACGCAATCGTCCGTCGCTCCAAGGGCCATGCACAGTCGGTTATCGCAACCGGCGAGCTGATCGTGAACCTGGATGCCAAGACTGTCGAAGTCGGCGGCCAGCGCGTTCACCTGACGGGCAAGGAATACCAGATGCTGGAGCTTCTTTCGCTCCGCAAGGGCACCACGCTCACCAAGGAAATGTTCCTCAACCACCTCTATGGCGGTATGGATGAGCCTGAACTGAAGATCATCGACGTTTTCATCTGCAAGCTGCGCAAGAAGCTGGCAAATGCTGCAGGCGGCGCAAACTACATCGAGACCGTTTGGGGCCGCGGCTACGTTCTGCGCGAGCCGGATGGCGCAACAGAATATCTCGAAACCGCCTGA
- a CDS encoding flagellar export protein FliJ — translation MKSRDSLVRLKEFQVNEKRRQLQQLQSMMSEFERMAKELVHQISLEESKSGITDPSHFAYPTFAKAARQRADNLQVSIRELKTQQEAAEAALEEVQAEYDKAAALENRDVQVRARA, via the coding sequence ATGAAGTCGCGTGACAGCCTAGTTCGCCTGAAGGAATTTCAGGTCAACGAAAAACGTCGTCAGCTGCAGCAGTTGCAGTCGATGATGTCCGAATTCGAGCGTATGGCCAAGGAGTTGGTTCATCAGATCTCGCTCGAGGAGAGCAAGTCTGGGATTACCGATCCAAGCCATTTTGCCTATCCGACCTTTGCCAAGGCGGCTCGCCAGCGCGCGGATAACCTTCAGGTTTCCATTCGCGAGTTGAAAACACAGCAGGAAGCGGCGGAAGCAGCGCTGGAAGAAGTCCAGGCTGAATATGACAAGGCAGCCGCGCTCGAAAACAGAGATGTTCAGGTCCGCGCTCGCGCCTGA
- a CDS encoding GFA family protein, translating into MTKTKAVTMENEQSSFTAPKITRGSCLCAAVHWEFRGEIPDATICNCTACRRYGVLWAYDYDGYAITVDDPNGHLVPYQRGSKVLSFTFCKVCGNVVSWRSNTTGPDGKVRIAVNLRLAEPEAVASIKVLRFDGLDSYEDLPVDGRTVGHIWF; encoded by the coding sequence GTGACGAAAACGAAGGCCGTGACCATGGAGAATGAGCAGAGTTCTTTTACCGCGCCGAAGATCACCCGCGGGTCTTGCTTGTGTGCGGCGGTGCATTGGGAGTTTCGCGGAGAAATTCCCGACGCCACCATCTGCAACTGCACGGCGTGCCGCCGTTATGGTGTGCTTTGGGCCTATGATTATGATGGCTACGCCATCACGGTAGACGATCCGAACGGTCACCTTGTGCCATATCAGCGCGGCTCCAAGGTCCTCTCGTTTACTTTCTGCAAGGTCTGCGGAAACGTCGTCTCATGGAGGTCGAACACGACGGGGCCTGACGGCAAGGTCCGGATTGCCGTCAATCTTCGCCTTGCTGAGCCGGAGGCGGTGGCCAGCATCAAGGTGTTGCGGTTCGATGGTCTCGACAGTTACGAGGATTTGCCGGTGGATGGCCGGACTGTCGGGCATATCTGGTTTTGA
- a CDS encoding GNAT family N-acetyltransferase encodes MDITSKETGSKGEYTASLEGHKAEMTYSRASAKLIIIDHTGVPDALRGKGVGQALAAYAIEDARKGGWKIMPLCPFFKAQTQKHPEWADVISG; translated from the coding sequence ATGGACATTACCAGCAAAGAGACGGGTTCCAAGGGCGAGTACACGGCCTCCCTCGAAGGGCATAAAGCGGAGATGACCTATTCCCGCGCATCTGCCAAACTGATCATCATCGATCATACGGGCGTACCCGATGCACTGCGCGGCAAGGGCGTCGGCCAGGCGCTGGCAGCTTATGCCATAGAAGATGCGCGCAAAGGCGGCTGGAAGATCATGCCGCTCTGCCCGTTCTTCAAGGCACAGACGCAGAAGCATCCCGAATGGGCGGATGTTATCTCCGGCTGA
- a CDS encoding DUF1153 domain-containing protein → MTEMIRPRVKYVIGPDGSPLTIADLPPADTRRWVIRRKAEVVAAVRGGLLSLEEACERYTLTVEEFLSWQSSISDHGLAGLRTTRIQQYRH, encoded by the coding sequence ATGACCGAAATGATACGTCCACGAGTTAAATATGTCATCGGCCCCGATGGCAGTCCTCTTACGATTGCCGATTTGCCCCCTGCGGATACCCGCCGGTGGGTTATTCGCCGAAAGGCAGAGGTTGTTGCCGCCGTGCGCGGTGGCCTGTTGAGCCTCGAAGAAGCCTGTGAGCGTTACACGCTTACGGTTGAAGAGTTTCTGTCCTGGCAGTCTTCCATTTCCGATCACGGTCTTGCAGGCCTGCGCACCACGCGCATTCAGCAGTACCGTCACTAA
- a CDS encoding DUF2793 domain-containing protein, whose amino-acid sequence MTDNTTRLQLPYILPSQAQKHVTHNEALQRLDATIQLVVTAEKDQPPESVQEGQCYLIATSAAGDWAGKARQLAFRQDEAWLFIMPANGWRAWFAESSRLKVLIDGTWKDVPLPDTASFTTLGVGTSGDAYNRLAVASSATLLTNAPSGGGHQLKINKAATSDTASLLFQSNWGGRAEMGLAGTDAFSIKTSADGSNWQVALSASGSGVVSMPNRPVARAGRAAGTFTPATGTFSGFTDLNAQQGGFALGAVVSGSTKDLRVPVTGFYQISLALSVVSSSGHSVEICVNGTKSGLAISGTSTAANSTQFASFIMSLNENDRLSLSHIGTCVLTTGAGKTELSAIML is encoded by the coding sequence ATGACGGACAACACGACGAGACTTCAACTACCCTATATCCTGCCCTCGCAGGCACAGAAACACGTCACCCATAATGAGGCGCTGCAGCGGCTCGATGCAACGATCCAGCTCGTGGTGACGGCTGAGAAGGATCAGCCGCCCGAAAGCGTTCAGGAGGGTCAATGCTACCTCATCGCAACCAGCGCTGCGGGGGATTGGGCGGGTAAAGCCCGACAGCTGGCTTTCAGGCAGGATGAGGCATGGCTCTTCATCATGCCCGCAAATGGCTGGCGCGCATGGTTTGCCGAAAGCAGCCGTTTGAAGGTGCTGATCGACGGAACATGGAAGGATGTTCCCCTGCCCGATACCGCGTCTTTCACCACGCTAGGCGTTGGAACCTCGGGCGATGCTTACAACCGTCTGGCGGTGGCCTCCAGCGCAACACTTCTGACCAATGCGCCATCCGGCGGCGGGCACCAGTTGAAGATCAACAAGGCGGCTACTTCGGATACTGCGTCCCTCCTCTTCCAGTCCAACTGGGGCGGACGGGCGGAAATGGGGTTGGCTGGCACCGATGCCTTCTCCATCAAGACAAGCGCCGATGGCTCCAACTGGCAGGTTGCGCTCAGCGCATCCGGCAGCGGCGTCGTATCCATGCCCAACCGGCCAGTGGCGCGCGCAGGCAGGGCAGCGGGAACATTCACACCAGCAACCGGCACCTTCTCGGGCTTTACCGATCTCAACGCACAACAAGGGGGCTTCGCTTTGGGGGCCGTCGTCTCCGGTTCGACGAAAGATCTGCGCGTACCAGTCACTGGTTTCTACCAGATCTCGCTTGCCCTCTCCGTCGTCTCCTCGTCAGGCCATAGTGTGGAAATCTGCGTGAATGGCACCAAGAGCGGACTTGCCATTTCCGGCACGAGCACTGCCGCAAACAGCACGCAATTCGCCAGCTTTATCATGAGCTTGAATGAGAACGACCGGCTGTCGCTGAGCCATATCGGAACATGCGTGCTGACAACGGGCGCGGGCAAAACGGAGCTTTCGGCAATCATGCTCTGA
- the cysQ gene encoding 3'(2'),5'-bisphosphate nucleotidase CysQ produces the protein MLESLMAAALKAGKEIMTVHAAGPHVTYKNDCSPVTEADQRAEDAILTFLARDFPDIPVVAEESAAAGRVPDVKGDFFLVDPLDGTKEFISGKQDFTVNIALIHGGTPVMGVVYAPALGVAWTGHENAARKIHVSGDFEASNTHHIRCRAKPPLPVAVISRSHCTPKTEAFVAENGLIDSISIGSSLKFCMLAEGAADVYPRFSRTMMWDTAAGDAVLRAAGGITLDMAGLPLRYEIDPSVEDMLANPDFIAWGAPPR, from the coding sequence ATGCTCGAAAGTCTGATGGCCGCAGCTTTGAAAGCCGGCAAGGAAATCATGACGGTTCACGCCGCCGGTCCGCACGTTACCTATAAAAACGACTGCTCTCCGGTGACAGAGGCGGATCAGCGCGCGGAAGATGCAATCCTGACATTTCTGGCGCGGGATTTCCCCGATATCCCGGTCGTTGCCGAAGAATCTGCGGCGGCAGGCCGCGTACCGGATGTGAAAGGCGATTTCTTTCTGGTCGATCCGCTGGACGGAACGAAGGAATTCATCTCCGGCAAACAGGATTTCACCGTCAACATTGCCCTGATCCACGGCGGAACACCCGTCATGGGCGTGGTCTATGCACCGGCACTGGGCGTTGCCTGGACCGGCCACGAGAATGCCGCCCGCAAAATCCATGTGTCAGGCGACTTCGAGGCTTCCAACACGCACCATATCCGCTGCCGCGCCAAGCCGCCTTTGCCGGTTGCCGTCATCAGCCGTTCGCACTGCACGCCGAAAACGGAAGCCTTCGTCGCGGAAAACGGCCTGATCGACAGCATTTCCATCGGCTCTTCCCTGAAATTCTGCATGCTGGCGGAAGGCGCGGCCGACGTTTACCCGCGCTTCAGCCGCACCATGATGTGGGATACGGCGGCGGGAGACGCCGTTCTGCGCGCAGCCGGTGGCATAACCCTCGATATGGCAGGCCTGCCGCTTCGCTACGAAATCGACCCCTCCGTGGAAGACATGCTGGCAAACCCGGATTTCATCGCCTGGGGTGCACCACCGCGATAA
- a CDS encoding branched-chain amino acid ABC transporter permease codes for MEYFIQQLINGLTLGSIYGLIAIGYTMVYGIIGMINFAHGDIFMLGGFAALIVFLILTSFFAGIPVVILLLVMMVVAMLMTGLWNWAIERVAYRPLRGSFRLAPLITAIGMSIALSNFIQVTQGPRNKPIPSLVTDTFHFGAITISLKQLIIVVVTSVLLFAFWYIVNKTPLGRAQRATEQDRKMAALLGVDVDRTISITFIMGAALAAVAGTMYLMYYGVASFNDGFIPGVKAFTAAVLGGIGSLPGAVLGGLLIGLIESLWSAYFSIAYKDVAAFGILAFVLIFKPTGILGRPEVEKV; via the coding sequence ATGGAGTATTTTATCCAGCAGCTCATCAATGGGCTGACTCTTGGATCGATCTACGGCCTTATCGCTATTGGCTATACGATGGTCTACGGCATTATCGGCATGATCAACTTCGCCCACGGCGATATTTTCATGCTCGGTGGCTTCGCGGCGCTGATCGTTTTTCTGATTTTGACGTCCTTCTTCGCCGGTATTCCGGTCGTCATTCTGCTGCTGGTGATGATGGTCGTCGCCATGCTGATGACCGGCCTGTGGAACTGGGCAATCGAACGCGTCGCCTATCGCCCGCTGCGCGGCTCCTTCCGCCTCGCGCCGCTGATCACGGCAATCGGTATGTCGATTGCGCTTTCGAACTTCATTCAGGTCACGCAGGGTCCGCGCAACAAGCCGATTCCCTCGCTGGTGACGGATACGTTCCACTTCGGCGCCATCACCATTTCGCTGAAGCAGCTCATCATCGTCGTCGTGACGTCGGTTCTGCTGTTTGCCTTCTGGTACATCGTCAACAAGACACCGCTTGGCCGCGCCCAGCGCGCAACGGAACAGGACCGCAAGATGGCGGCTCTTCTGGGTGTCGACGTTGACCGTACCATCTCGATCACCTTCATCATGGGTGCAGCGCTCGCGGCTGTCGCCGGTACCATGTACCTCATGTATTACGGTGTCGCCTCGTTCAATGACGGCTTCATTCCGGGCGTCAAGGCCTTCACCGCTGCGGTTCTCGGCGGCATCGGTTCGCTTCCGGGCGCTGTTCTCGGCGGTCTTCTGATCGGCCTCATCGAATCGCTTTGGTCCGCCTACTTCTCCATCGCCTACAAGGATGTGGCTGCCTTCGGCATTCTCGCCTTCGTGCTGATTTTCAAGCCGACCGGTATTCTGGGCCGTCCGGAAGTCGAGAAGGTTTAA
- the livM gene encoding high-affinity branched-chain amino acid ABC transporter permease LivM, with protein MANIASENGTSSPSLMATAVKEGIFAGLVSLGMFILYVGVVTYQDINNQLIWGTRWGLLAVFVGVAAVGRFLVVGFIRPHLDRRKLAKAKSGVLEISENKSFFHKHFLKIALVFLLAYPAITVGLFGFQGSLKFVDNFGIQILIYVMLAWGLNIVVGLAGLLDLGYVAFYAVGAYSYALLSSYFGLSFWVLLPMAGILAAFWGIILGFPVLRLRGDYLAIVTLAFGEIIRLVLLNWTEVTKGTFGISGIAKASVFGIWSFDVGAPNNFAKAFGLSMSSAYYKIFLFYVILLLCMLTAYVTIKLRRMPIGRAWEALREDEIACRSLGIDTVKTKLTAFATGAMFGGFAGSFFAARQGFVSPESFVFLESAVILAIVVLGGMGSLTGIAVAAVVMVGGTELLREMEFLKHIFGNDFTPELYRMLLFGLAMVIVMLFKPRGFVGSREPTAFLKERKAVSGSFTKEGHG; from the coding sequence ATGGCAAATATTGCTTCCGAAAACGGAACTTCCAGCCCGAGCCTGATGGCGACGGCTGTGAAGGAAGGCATCTTCGCGGGCCTCGTCTCGCTTGGAATGTTCATTCTCTATGTGGGCGTCGTCACCTATCAGGACATCAACAACCAGTTGATCTGGGGCACGCGCTGGGGTCTGCTGGCGGTATTCGTCGGCGTGGCGGCGGTTGGCCGTTTCCTCGTCGTCGGCTTCATCCGCCCGCATCTCGACCGTCGCAAGCTGGCAAAGGCCAAGAGCGGCGTTCTGGAAATTTCCGAGAATAAGAGCTTCTTTCACAAGCACTTCCTCAAGATCGCACTGGTTTTCCTGCTGGCCTATCCGGCCATTACAGTCGGTCTCTTCGGCTTTCAGGGCTCTCTGAAATTCGTCGACAATTTCGGCATCCAGATCCTCATCTATGTGATGCTGGCCTGGGGTCTGAACATCGTCGTCGGTCTCGCCGGTCTGCTCGATCTTGGCTATGTGGCCTTCTACGCTGTCGGCGCGTACTCCTATGCGCTTTTGTCCAGCTATTTCGGCCTGTCCTTCTGGGTGCTTCTGCCCATGGCCGGTATTCTGGCCGCGTTCTGGGGCATCATCCTCGGCTTCCCGGTCCTGCGTCTGCGCGGGGATTACCTCGCCATCGTGACGCTCGCCTTCGGTGAAATCATCCGCCTTGTGCTGTTGAACTGGACCGAAGTGACCAAGGGAACCTTCGGTATCTCCGGCATCGCCAAGGCGTCGGTCTTCGGCATCTGGTCCTTCGATGTCGGTGCACCTAATAACTTCGCCAAGGCGTTCGGCCTCTCCATGTCGTCGGCCTATTACAAGATCTTCCTGTTCTACGTGATCCTGCTGCTCTGCATGCTGACGGCCTATGTCACTATCAAGCTGCGCCGCATGCCGATCGGTCGTGCGTGGGAAGCGCTGCGTGAAGACGAAATCGCCTGCCGTTCGCTCGGTATCGATACGGTCAAGACCAAGCTCACGGCCTTTGCAACAGGTGCGATGTTCGGTGGCTTTGCCGGTTCCTTCTTCGCGGCTCGCCAGGGCTTCGTATCTCCGGAAAGCTTCGTCTTCCTGGAATCCGCCGTCATTCTCGCCATCGTCGTTCTTGGCGGCATGGGCTCGCTGACCGGTATCGCCGTTGCCGCCGTGGTGATGGTGGGTGGCACCGAATTGCTGCGCGAGATGGAATTCCTCAAGCACATCTTCGGCAATGATTTCACGCCGGAACTCTACCGCATGCTGCTGTTCGGTCTCGCCATGGTCATCGTCATGCTGTTCAAGCCACGCGGCTTTGTCGGCTCGCGTGAACCCACGGCCTTCCTCAAGGAACGCAAGGCTGTCTCCGGCAGCTTTACCAAGGAAGGTCACGGCTGA